CGTCTGCGGCACCGTGAACGACCTCGCCGTCTGCGGGGCGCAGGCGGTGGCGATCTCGTGCGGCCTGATTCTCGAGGAGGGGCTGCCGATGGATACCCTGGAACGCGCGCTCGCGGCGATGCGGGACGCGGCGAAGGAAGCCGGGGTGACCATCGCCTGCGGGGACACGAAGGTGGTGGAGCGCGGAAAGGGGGACGGGATCTTCATCACCACGGCGGGCGTCGGCGTTTCCGTGGACGGTTGGCGTCCGGCCCCGTCGGAGATCCGTCCCGGCGACCGGATTCTGCTCACGGGGACGATGGGGGACCACCAGGTGGCGGTGCTGATCGCTCGACGGAATCTCGCGATCTCCGCCCCCGTGTTGTCCGACGTGGCGCCGCTTTCGGGCCTGCTCCTTCCGCTCCTTCCGCGGTTCGCCGGCAAGGTGCGCTTCATGCGCGATCCCACGCGCGGCGGAGTAGGCGTGACGCTGAACGAGATGGCATCGGCCGCGAACGCCCGGTTCGTGCTCGACGAGGCGCAACTTCCGGTGCGGGAATCGGTGCGCGGCGTGTGCGAGATCCTCGGCTTCGACCCGCTGTATCTCGCCAACGAGGGGAAAGCGGTGCTGATCGTGGCGGGGGATGCCGCGGAAGCGATCGTCGCCGCGCTGCGGGAGCACCCGTACGGACGGGAGGCGGCGATCATCGGAGAGGTGCAGGAGGGAGGAGGAGGCGTGCGGATGCGCACCCTCGCGGGCGGCGTGCGGGCGGTCGACTACCCCGTGGGGGACCAGCTCCCGCGGATCTGCTGATGGCTGTTGTTTTGGTCTACGATGCGGATTGC
The window above is part of the Deltaproteobacteria bacterium genome. Proteins encoded here:
- the hypE gene encoding hydrogenase expression/formation protein HypE, whose protein sequence is PVLSPFFDSGLLGRIEGEIAFTTDGYVVTPPFFPGGDIGRLAVCGTVNDLAVCGAQAVAISCGLILEEGLPMDTLERALAAMRDAAKEAGVTIACGDTKVVERGKGDGIFITTAGVGVSVDGWRPAPSEIRPGDRILLTGTMGDHQVAVLIARRNLAISAPVLSDVAPLSGLLLPLLPRFAGKVRFMRDPTRGGVGVTLNEMASAANARFVLDEAQLPVRESVRGVCEILGFDPLYLANEGKAVLIVAGDAAEAIVAALREHPYGREAAIIGEVQEGGGGVRMRTLAGGVRAVDYPVGDQLPRIC